The following are encoded in a window of Rosa chinensis cultivar Old Blush chromosome 4, RchiOBHm-V2, whole genome shotgun sequence genomic DNA:
- the LOC112199625 gene encoding uncharacterized protein LOC112199625, whose protein sequence is MPFGLKNAGATYQRAMNLIFHDILGKILEVYIDDVVVKLQKRGDHIVDLRKVFERMRQHKLKMNPAKGVFGVQAGKIQPFSPLLKLQGQNEFVWESIHQEAFDKIKAYLASPLVLVPPRAGFPLKLYISTAEASIGSLLAQDDEEGVEHAIFYLSRTLTDCETRYTPMEKLCLTLYFSKAVKGQAIADFLAHHPTLDVPTVKELEIATTTTRPDLARIPEYALEFKCTNNQAEYEALIIGLELQEKFRCVSCLLVPYLNRAVELLDQFDDVGLEHIPRERNFAANELAQLATGITLKYGVCERILKVERCTLPSWLMRPDRPDKPVIAVLEPINVDWRIPLIDYLKQPDPIADRKIRFLALNYFLRGEELRQRGEDGIDFKCVYGREAKRLMQEVHEGVCGAHQAGPKLRWLIRRHGYYWPSILQTVSHLRKDAKIARHMDQSSTSPMFPCSPSLNLGLRGAGLWT, encoded by the exons atgccttttggattgAAGAATGCGGGGGCaacatatcagagagccatgaacctgattttCCATGATATATTGGGGAAGATTTTGGAGGTTTATATCGATGACGTGGTGGTGAAATTGCAGAAGAGAGGAGACCATATCGTGGATCTTAGAAAGGTCTTCGAGAGAATGCGgcaacacaagctcaagatgaaccccGCCAAAGGCGTCTTCGGAGTTCAGGCAG GTAAGATCCAGCCCTTTTCCCCACTACTGAAGTTGCAGGGACAAAACGAGTTTGTATGGGAGTCTatacatcaagaggcttttgataaaattaaGGCCTATTTGGCGAGCCCGCTAGTACTTGTTCCACCTAGAGCTGGATTCCCATTGAAGCTGTATATATCAacagctgaggcttccattggaaGTCTACTCGCTCAAGATGACGAGGAAGGCGTCGAACATGccatcttttacctcagtaggacacttacagattgcgaaacaaggTATACTCCAATGGAGAAGCTGTGTCTTACACTATAtttctca AAAGCTGTGAAGGGACAGGCCATTGCAGACTTCTTAGCGCATCACCCTACGTTGGATGTCCCCACAGTGAAAGAATTAGAGATAGCGACTACCACCACTCGACCAGATTTGGCGCGCATTCCAGAATATGCT TTGGAGTTTAAGTGCACCAATAACCAAGCAGAATAcgaggcccttattattggcctGGAG CTTCAAGAGAAGTTCAGGTGTGTCAGTTGCTTGCTCGTACCATACTTGAATCGCGCTGTTGAGCTCCTGGACCAATTTGATGACGTGGGTTTAGAGCACATTCCTCGCGAGCGCAACTTCGCGGCTAATGAACTCGCTCAACTGGCTACAGGAATTACATTGAAATACGGGGTCTGCGAGCGCATTCTGAAGGTTGAACGATGCACGCTACCTTCGTGGCTTATGCGACCTGACCGGCCTGACAAACCGGTCATCGCGGTCCTGGAACCTATTAACGTAGATTGGCGCATCCCTTTGATAGATTACCTCAAGCAGCCAGACCCCATCGCAGACAGGAAGATCCGTTTCCTTGctttaaattacttcctcagaggAGAAGAGCTACGTCAACGCGGTGAAGATGGCATCGATTTCAAGTGTGTCTATGGTCGCGAAGCAAAACGATTAATGCAAGAAGTGCATGAAGGCGTGTGTGGGGCCCATCAAGCGGGTCCAAAGCTGCGTTGGCTTATCAGGAGACATGGCTATTATTGGCCCAGTATTTTACAGACTGTATCGCATTTGCGAAAGGATGCCAAGATTGCCAGGCACATGGACCAGTCCAGCACATCCCCAATGTTCCCATGTAGCCcatcattaaaccttggcctgcgcggGGCTGGGCTTTGGACTTGA
- the LOC112199626 gene encoding uncharacterized protein LOC112199626 produces MLWAYRTSKRNPTATTPYALMFGHDAVLPLEINVQSLRVQDQQHLIGEDYVQTMWQEHEDLSEKRLEALDTLVMEKQRIARAYNKRTRGRSYKEGELVWKAVLPFGEKLTGRGKWTPRWEGPFVIHRILECRVFTSDGDLHRNPINGRFLKKYYPSVWEFEDPPDPAVPEIRGQS; encoded by the coding sequence ATGTTATGGGCTTATCGTACTTCTAAGCGGAACCCTACGGCCACCACCCCCTATGCGTTAATGTTCGGCCACGACGCGGTTCTCCCTTTGGAGATCAATGTTCAATCTCTGCGCGTCCAGGATCAACAGCATTTGattggtgaagattatgtccagacTATGTGGCAAGAGCATGAAGACCTTAGCGAGAAGCGCTTAGAGGCTTTGGACACCTTGGTCATGGAAAAGCAGCGGATCGCTCGCGCCTACAATAAGAGGACGCGTGGTCGCAGTTACAAGGAGGGTGAGCTTGTTTGGAAAGCAGTCCTGCCGTTTGGCGAAAAGTTGACTGGCCGCGGTAAATGGACTCCTCGTTGGGAAGGACCTTTTGTTATTCACCGAATTCTGGAATGCAGGGTTTTCACCTCAGACGGCGACCTCCACCGCAATCCCATTAACGGCAGGTTCCTCAAGAAGTATTACCCCAGTGTTTGGGAATTTGAAGACCCACCGGACCCAGCTGTTCCTGAGATTAGGGGGCAATCCTAG